In Kordiimonas pumila, a single genomic region encodes these proteins:
- a CDS encoding (2Fe-2S)-binding protein, giving the protein MITLTINGTEHKVEAEDDMPLLWVIRDLVGLTGTKFGCGIAQCGACTVHIDGMPVRSCQTFVGDVGGAQITTIEGVKGKVAETLQAVWADLDVPQCGYCQSGQIMSATDLLTNNQKPTDDDIDAAMAGNLCRCATYHRIRAGIHEAAKRLEA; this is encoded by the coding sequence ATGATAACTTTAACAATCAACGGTACCGAACATAAGGTCGAGGCCGAAGACGATATGCCACTTCTATGGGTTATCCGCGACCTTGTAGGGCTAACGGGTACCAAGTTTGGCTGCGGTATAGCACAGTGTGGTGCTTGCACTGTTCATATCGACGGTATGCCTGTGCGTTCCTGTCAGACGTTTGTTGGTGATGTTGGGGGTGCGCAAATAACAACTATCGAAGGTGTTAAAGGTAAAGTTGCCGAAACGCTGCAAGCGGTTTGGGCTGACTTGGATGTGCCACAGTGTGGATACTGTCAGTCTGGCCAGATTATGTCAGCTACTGATCTGTTGACAAATAATCAGAAGCCAACCGATGACGATATTGACGCAGCTATGGCAGGTAATCTCTGCCGCTGCGCTACATACCACCGCATTCGCGCTGGTATCCACGAAGCTGCCAAACGTTTGGAGGC
- the ilvC gene encoding ketol-acid reductoisomerase: MRVYFDSDADVNLVKDKTVAIIGYGSQGHAHAANLRDSGVKNVIVALREDSSTRKKASAAGFTVMTATEAAKKADMVMVLAPDEHQAAIYATELQENMKEGAALMFAHGLNIHFGLIKPRADLDVIMVAPKGPGHTVRSQYAAGKGVPCLIAIHQDASGKAHDLSLSYASAIGGGRSGILETNFREECETDLFGEQVVLCGGVSELIKAGFETLVEAGYAPEMAYFECLHEVKLIVDLIFEGGIANMRYSISNTAEYGDYKTGPRIITSDTKAEMKRVLDDIQQGRFVKDFVTDNKAGNPELNAHRSLAARHPIEEVGTRLRSLMPWMEEGKLVDKEKN; this comes from the coding sequence ATGCGAGTTTATTTTGATAGTGATGCCGATGTAAATCTGGTTAAAGATAAAACTGTTGCCATCATTGGTTACGGTAGCCAAGGGCATGCTCATGCTGCTAACCTGCGTGATAGTGGTGTGAAAAATGTGATTGTTGCTCTGCGTGAAGATTCTAGCACGCGCAAAAAAGCGTCTGCTGCAGGCTTTACTGTTATGACGGCAACTGAAGCTGCTAAAAAAGCTGATATGGTAATGGTTCTTGCACCAGACGAGCATCAGGCTGCTATTTACGCGACAGAGCTTCAAGAGAATATGAAAGAAGGCGCGGCACTTATGTTTGCGCATGGCCTTAATATTCATTTTGGTCTTATTAAACCGCGTGCTGATCTTGATGTTATTATGGTTGCGCCAAAAGGCCCTGGTCACACTGTGCGCTCACAGTATGCTGCGGGTAAAGGTGTTCCCTGTCTTATCGCTATCCATCAGGATGCATCGGGTAAAGCCCACGACCTGAGCCTGTCGTATGCTTCTGCTATTGGTGGTGGTCGCTCTGGTATTCTTGAAACAAACTTCCGCGAAGAGTGTGAAACTGATCTTTTTGGGGAGCAAGTTGTACTTTGTGGTGGCGTTTCAGAACTCATTAAAGCTGGCTTTGAAACACTTGTTGAAGCAGGTTATGCACCTGAAATGGCATACTTTGAGTGCTTGCATGAAGTGAAGCTGATTGTTGACCTGATCTTTGAAGGCGGCATTGCCAACATGCGTTACAGTATTTCAAACACAGCAGAATACGGCGATTATAAAACTGGCCCAAGGATTATTACGTCAGATACCAAAGCTGAAATGAAACGGGTTCTTGACGATATTCAGCAAGGTCGTTTTGTAAAAGACTTCGTGACAGATAACAAAGCTGGTAATCCAGAACTGAATGCGCACCGTAGCCTTGCAGCGCGTCACCCAATTGAAGAAGTAGGTACACGTCTTCGTAGCCTGATGCCTTGGATGGAAGAAGGCAAGCTGGTTGATAAAGAGAAAAACTAG
- the ilvN gene encoding acetolactate synthase small subunit, translated as MKDTNPIERHTISVIVDNEAGVLARVIGLFSGRGYNIESLTVAAVDNRDQRSRITIVTSGTKMVIEQIKAQLARLVPVHKVADLTIEGPHVSRDLALVKVVGTGEKRVEALRLADAFRASVVDSSLTSFVFELTGSTEKIDAFVELMAGLGLVEVARTGVVALSRGEKQL; from the coding sequence ATGAAAGATACAAATCCTATTGAACGCCATACAATAAGCGTGATTGTTGATAACGAAGCTGGTGTTTTGGCGCGTGTTATTGGGCTATTTTCAGGGCGTGGTTACAACATTGAAAGCTTGACGGTGGCAGCGGTTGACAATAGAGATCAGCGCTCGCGCATTACCATCGTTACAAGCGGTACTAAAATGGTTATTGAGCAGATCAAGGCACAGCTGGCACGGCTTGTGCCGGTACATAAGGTGGCGGACCTTACAATTGAAGGGCCTCATGTATCGCGTGATCTGGCTTTAGTGAAGGTTGTGGGCACAGGTGAAAAGCGTGTGGAAGCACTACGTCTTGCCGATGCCTTTAGAGCAAGTGTGGTGGATTCATCCCTCACCAGCTTTGTTTTTGAACTTACAGGGTCAACAGAAAAGATCGATGCTTTTGTTGAATTGATGGCTGGCCTTGGCCTTGTTGAAGTGGCGCGGACAGGTGTGGTTGCACTATCGCGCGGCGAAAAACAACTTTAA